gacaataaattagttaaattttgcgcactatacacggaaaaaaacggtaggttttctctatcccacggtgacaagacatagtacacgatagacatacaagtaaacgacgcaatgtaaaaaaacaagaagacacaaacaataaataataagagtaataataaataaccagataacacaacaaataagagccagtgtgcatacagacagtacaagtacaggacgctacgcagaacggggaagcgagttcagagtcctaacagcctggagtaagaagctgtttgagagtctggtggtgcgggagcgcaggcttctgtacctcttcccagagggcagaagctcgaacaaagagtgagcggggtgactcacatcactcacaatcgtggtcgccttgcgggtgagatgggaggtgtagatgtccttcaaggaggggagcgaaggaCCAATAATCtttccagccgtgttcactatgcgctgcagggccttcaagttgtagtcagtgcagccgccaccccaaacagcaatacagctggagaggacgctctcaatggtgccgcggtaaaatgtagtcatgacggccggaggagcgctcgctcgcctgagtttccgcaggaagtacaggcggcgctgggctttctttgccagtgaagcggtgttggtggaccaggagagatcctcactgatgtgcacccccaggaacttggcgctgctcactctctccaccacagcaccgtcgatggtcagcggcaggtcttgtcgacgttcagcaggaggttgttgtccctgcaccacgtggtcagaaggtcaacctccagcctgtattgagtctcgtctcccttggtgatgagacccaccagagtcgtgtcgtcagcaaacttcactatacggttgtcgctgtaggttgcagtgcagtcatgcgtcaggagggtgaagagcagcggactgagcatgcagccttggggggcccccgtgctcagcgtgatgctggcggagattttgtcgccaacacgtactacctgtggcctctgacagaggaagtccagtagccagttgcagaggtaggtactcacagtgattggatgtttacggaggggcgcggagtcctgacaTTGCACGGACATGAGAaaagagagggggctgattaacgtgtaTTTCTATCAgtggatttttcacttctaaaagtttgattcgatGGGGaaggacatctgtttgagggggcgttgccccccTCTTGAccctgcgtagagccggcactgtagtccggcgcgctcctttaagtttgcctcgcatcgtacgagtagccgttacgtagcagcacggcgactaacggtcgccagcaaatttattttgttgtctcgatcaatgacttatgtttggtgtgttgccgagagtgtttcatctatatttatttatttatttatttttttgccaataattcagtaaagcaattatAACTGAACCATGTCTTCCCTCccgtgttctgaccgacacccgggggcgaaaagagcataaccgtCCGAGTcaacagtcctcaggctccccaacaatagcggtagcagtttgcattattttattgcaatgtttttccttactcagatttgtttcaagactacagttacagttagactttactttaatggttaatgcagttattgcaattttgttgttctatcacagtagattggtttatttacatttaaaaaactaGAAGCCGTTCATTtaaaaatgtgattgcactttagtttacatatttaaatgttctgatattaagatgtgatatacagtttttgcatgatttgaatgaggcaaaataactgGCTATTtgtctcgaatatattgttataatcatttgtttcagatgtactgtaattataaaaatttaatttggtgttcaaaaagtattttttcaaacttgagtcttgaaaaagaggggtcgtcctataatcagggtcgtcttatattcgggccaatacggtatgtgTAATTTTTACTAATTAGAGCTATACAATTGCAGCGTGTAAGGGTGATTTTTAACTTGGGTTAGATGAGCGAAGGGCCCCGTTGCTTACAAACAAAAATGCTGATTCAATGGTCAAACTTAACAGTATTTCTGAATGACAGAGGTTACAACCCTAGTGTTCGAGTGCACATTTTCTCTTTGGAAGTCCGAAGAGTTCGACTTCCCACATTTGTATCGCTTTCGACACGTAAATGACGTTTTGGCGTCAAGCTTCCCGTCATTGTAGGCCCCTCGTGATTGAAGCAAGACGGCAGCCGTATTACGTTGCCACCGTTACCAGGCTTGGATACCCGCGGAGCTCAATGAGCGCTTCTCAAACAAACAacttttttctttgtattgaCGAATATATTAGAGTACATTACCTTTATATCGTGGATTATTGCTTTGTCGACGGTTCTGACAACACAACATGGACGAATGTTTAGGTACCGCTCAGATGTATAtcttaaagaagaaaataaaattctTACAGATAAAATGTACATGTAGCGCTTTTCCCAAACGTAAAGATAAAACTGTATGCCATATACGGTGGGATTTTCGCAGCAGAGACAGGAAATAACGTGAAAATATCACGGAGAAATATAATCAAATTAGGCAGCGTCAGAAATTGGCAACGTAAGATGGCCGCTAGTGGCTTCACTCCTCCAGGCGGCGAGCGAGGTGTAGCGTAAAGTCAATTCTATATATGTCCGTGGACAGGGCGGGGTGACGTCTTGGTTCCGGTACAATGGCTGCAATGAAACAAGAAATGTACGCGATGTCGATCCCTAACGCTCTTGTTTACACCGGAGACAACAATGACAGTGTTTGACGTCGCGGAGTAAAAGCGTGGCAGGGGAGAAAAGTGTCTGCAGCGCCTGTCGAAGAATACAATGAGGACGCTATTTACATTGTGTTGTTTGTTCCTTTTTATCAGCGAAGCGGACGGTGCGTGGGCCACTGCAAGTCACATCAACCGCAGCAACCTCTCCGATTTGACGGCAGATAGCAGCAGGTATCTCACCATTGGGGATGGTTCGTCACAGGAATTTGAGTTCCCTGAAAACACTAAGGGTGTGATTGTAATATCCACCCAATTTCAAAGCCAAGCAGCCGGCAGGAAAGGCCGCCAGAGCTGGAAACAGACTGTGACGGTGCGCTCCTTCGATCCAGAGGTCCTCTCCATCTTGAATGTGACAGATAGTGGCCATGCAGGACCTGGAAGGAGCTACATTATCAGTATCCTCTCCGGTTTTCCAGGAAGAGCCCAGCTTGAGATCCAGCTGCTGGGACTAGACCAGAATTCTGTGCCCATTTTGATCGAGGAGAGGACGGATTACTGCATTGTGGTGGCCCCTGGGAATGATGACCCAGCCACACAACTCATCCAGTCAGGAGGACTATCCCATTTTTCAGAGAACCCTGTGCTATTTGCTTTGCTTCCCCTCATTGTTATCAACAAGTGTGCCTTTGGGTGCAAGGTGGAGGTGGAGGTACTGAAGGCTCTAGTGAAGAGCCCCGTGCCACTGGTACTCGGGGTGCTTGGTCAGTTCCTGGTGATGCCGTTGTATGCTTACAGCGTGTCTCGACTGGCCTTGCTGCCCAAAGCGCTCTCACTGGGCCTAGTGATCACATGCTCCACCCCAGGTGGCGGAGGCGGATACCTTTACAGTCTGCTGCTCGGAGGAGACGTCACCCTTGCTATCTCCATGACCCTGGTGTCAACAGTGGTGGCGATGGCAGCCATGCCCCTGTCATCAACTCTGTATGGACGTCTGCTGGGGGTGCATGCGGCACTGCATGTGCCGTTCATAAAGATTCTTGGCACCCTCCTCTTCATTGCCATCCCCATTTCGCTTGGAATGCTGGTCAAGCTACGCCtgcctgccctcactcgtgtcTTGCTAGGACTCATACGGCCCTTTAGCTTTGTGCTTATTGTTGGTGGCATCTTCATGGCCTACCAAATGGGCGCATCTATACTGGCCAATGTCAGCCCTTCGATTGTGGCTGTTGGCGTGACTGTGCCTTTGCTCGGGTTGTTAGTTGGGTCAGTTCTGGCTAAATTAGTGGGACTGGCACCTTCGGAGAGAAAGACAGTGAGCATTGAAGTGGGTGTCCAGAACAGCTTGCTAGCCCTTGCTGTCATGCAGCTGTCCTTCCGCCGGATGGAGGCCGACTTTGCGTCACAAGCTCCGTTCATTGTGGCCCTGACGAGCACCTCTGAGATGCTTCTTGCAGTTCTGGCCTATTACACCCAGCACTGGTTGTGTGGGCCCACTGTCCCTAGAAGTGACACCTGATTGTTAATGCAATTTTGTGACCttgggaagaaaaagaaaacacaccttataccattttccttttttccccaTCATGAACAGGACAGTTGGCTGACTTTTCTTATATCACCCTTTTCAGATTTTTAATGAAAACCAATGGCCTTATAACCTCCAGAACTATATTTGTCTCATTTCTGTGTATATTACACCATGCGCTACATGGTGTAACAATTCACAAAATAGAAATACCCAAAAAAGACAATCTATTTTTCTACTAAATTACTTTTTGAAACAAAACTCAGATTCATTTTCATCATGTTTACAAGCAGTTCAATGTGTCTTTGCCAGTGGTGGGAGAATGGTGTAAAATGGGTGGGGGGTGTGGTTAATTATTTGCTATTGATTGTGTTTGGTGGATCTATGTATCCACACACTTGAATATAgagacaaaatgaataaaaaacatgacaaaacaaaGTTTTACAGCGTGTGCAATTAAAAAATGTGGCTTAGTATATGATAGATGTAGCAGAAAAATGCATACTGCGTGGAGTAGTCTTACACACCCCTGGAATGCTTTTGTGgagtaaaaaaatgaaaagctatatcatttaaaaactttacaccaggggtcaccaacatggtgcccgcgggcaccaggttgcCCGAGAgaaccgcatgagtcgcccgcagaactgttctaaaattagctcaaatagcggcacatgtcagtgagctgcatctatttattttacagtcaaacctcggttttcggacgtcccggttctcgaaataattggaattcgaacaaaaaattcgagatttttttgcttcggttgtcgaacaaaattcggaggtcgaacctcgcgagatgagccaggaggacccgagaaaacccgaccgcgcggcccagatgccgactgactccgtttttattgtatttttgttactttgaggattgtattaacccctaatcatgcctccaaagaaagcaagtgggagcagtaaagccatcctaaaacacaaagacacttTTAAAGCTATGCTACAGTGAGCGCCCAGCGCGCTGCGGTTGTGCGATCGGACCAAAATAAGCTTCCTGCGCAATGGGGTCCACataaattttggaaaaatattttgtaaattttaacgacggctctgtcacaataatgcgaccaacgcggtgcagttgcgcggtcggcgacgcgctactgttgcgcgttcggcggtgcgctgcggttgcgtgatcggacaaaattaagctccctgcgcactgaggtccacttaaattttggaaagtacatcaggactttaaaaatatttaaataatgcgaccagcgcggtgcagttgcacggtgggcgacgcgcagttgcgcgatcggacaaatatgcaCGAATGAAAAATTGCTTAAAAAGGCGGGTTTTatttgtcttgaaacggattttaaaaaattccagtatttgtaatgggaaaagcagatttggaattcgaccaattcgcttctcgaaccgccttctggaacggattgtggtcaaaaaccaaggtttgactgaatttttgctattcttgttaaaatcacacttacatgtgaactggaaatgacaataacacatagtaaaagccaaattgagcaaattggctatctcagaagtgtgtgtcaaactggtagccctttgccttaatcagtacccaggaagtagctttcGGTTTAAGAAaatttggtgacccctgctttacaCCATGAATCTACTACACACTTAAAACATATAAACAGTAAGAATAAACAACTAAAGTTATgttgttgcacaagtgtgcacatcaTCTCAAAGCAAAGTAACAGAGATGGGCATCGTCTTCTTTCTCTTAGTTCTTTTCTATTTCAGCTTCACTCAGTCGGTCCGAATCAGCCAAACGCTGCAAATAACGGACTTAGTGGTACAAGGTCACACGAAATTGCTGCACTGGTGGCATGCAGCCAAATATAGAAAAAATTAAACAGTTGTATACCTTTTGGTGCCACAGAAGACAATGACGTGTCCCACGTGTATGCgtctgttgtttttattttaattttattttttatttggtgtGTTTGCTTGTGCAGCACCTGCTTGGAAGTACAGCTTGCTGTACAACCACAAGGATGGAGTTGCCCCAGAAACAGTTCAGCCCACTAGAATCAATCCCTCCTTTGCAGTCTTCCACAGCCAGCCGGTCCCCAGGTGGAGGTTAGTGGTAATCACTGGATTGGAAAGTCAGCGACTGATTTGATTGACTGAAGTAATGTGACTTAAGAGGCTGCTCGCTGACTTCAACTTAATGGCTGTAGGTAACATAGCATAAACATAATTAAGTGCTTAAAATGTGTTCCTACACCCAAATCAGTAGGTCAACATCAGCATTaagttatttttaaaatgtttatcgTGCAATGTGTGGTAAACTCGGCTGTAAATACACTCGGTCATTACAGTACATACATGTTAACGAAGCTAGGGTGGTAGACATTCCCAGTGCACTTAATTAGcacgaaaaaaataaaaatgtgttcagtgtgtgttttttgatACATTCTAGTAACCTTTTTCCATATTAAAATAATGTgcttgtgtgtctgtttgaCCTGAACAGATTCATCAGACAATACTACAAAGAGTGCAGGATCCCCCTTCAGTCTTTGAGAAGATGCACAGGGTGTTGCAGCAGTTTTCACTGCACCCTTTTGTAAAACTATATCTTCTGATTTTTACAAGGTCAGGTAccatgaattgaattgaattcctTTATTGTCACGTTAACGCAGTGTTAACTGTGAAAATCTGTTTGGCAGCTCCACATTAAAgtcaagttaaagtcccaatgatcgtcacacacacatttgggtgtggtgaaatttgtcctctgcatttaacccattcccatgtgattttgatccatcccctgggggagaggggagcagtgagcagcagcggtgccgcgctcggggatcatttggtgatctaaccccccaattccaacccttaatgctgagtggcaGATCATgcacatacatacgtatatataacAGTATAAAGTACAGATAaaatgcaatacaaaaaaataataaacaagaaTCAAATCTGCGTTTGAGCGATCAAAGTGCACAAGGCGAGGGGGCTGGATATTGCACttgttgctgtgtgtgtgtgtgatgggggAATCTGTGTCAGTCTTTGCATGGGATGAGCAGTGGTGGAGTGATGGTTTTAACagcctgatgaaacaaaaccgTTGCTCAATCGTGAAGTTCTCAATGTTAAGAAGCAGTACCTTTTACCAGAGGGGAGTGGGAAGAACAGGGCATGACCAGGGTGTGTGGAATCAATACtgatgtttttgtcttttttattgagtCGACCTGTGTTGATCTCTTCAAGGGAGGGCAATGTAGTCCCGATTATcttctctgccgtcctcaccacC
The window above is part of the Syngnathus typhle isolate RoL2023-S1 ecotype Sweden linkage group LG7, RoL_Styp_1.0, whole genome shotgun sequence genome. Proteins encoded here:
- the slc10a3 gene encoding P3 protein isoform X3; its protein translation is MFSEADGAWATASHINRSNLSDLTADSSRYLTIGDGSSQEFEFPENTKGVIVISTQFQSQAAGRKGRQSWKQTVTVRSFDPEVLSILNVTDSGHAGPGRSYIISILSGFPGRAQLEIQLLGLDQNSVPILIEERTDYCIVVAPGNDDPATQLIQSGGLSHFSENPVLFALLPLIVINKCAFGCKVEVEVLKALVKSPVPLVLGVLGQFLVMPLYAYSVSRLALLPKALSLGLVITCSTPGGGGGYLYSLLLGGDVTLAISMTLVSTVVAMAAMPLSSTLYGRLLGVHAALHVPFIKILGTLLFIAIPISLGMLVKLRLPALTRVLLGLIRPFSFVLIVGGIFMAYQMGASILANVSPSIVAVGVTVPLLGLLVGSVLAKLVGLAPSERKTVSIEVGVQNSLLALAVMQLSFRRMEADFASQAPFIVALTSTSEMLLAVLAYYTQHWLCGPTVPRSDT
- the slc10a3 gene encoding P3 protein isoform X5 → MAAMKQEIEADGAWATASHINRSNLSDLTADSSSQAAGRKGRQSWKQTVTVRSFDPEVLSILNVTDSGHAGPGRSYIISILSGFPGRAQLEIQLLGLDQNSVPILIEERTDYCIVVAPGNDDPATQLIQSGGLSHFSENPVLFALLPLIVINKCAFGCKVEVEVLKALVKSPVPLVLGVLGQFLVMPLYAYSVSRLALLPKALSLGLVITCSTPGGGGGYLYSLLLGGDVTLAISMTLVSTVVAMAAMPLSSTLYGRLLGVHAALHVPFIKILGTLLFIAIPISLGMLVKLRLPALTRVLLGLIRPFSFVLIVGGIFMAYQMGASILANVSPSIVAVGVTVPLLGLLVGSVLAKLVGLAPSERKTVSIEVGVQNSLLALAVMQLSFRRMEADFASQAPFIVALTSTSEMLLAVLAYYTQHWLCGPTVPRSDT
- the slc10a3 gene encoding P3 protein isoform X2 — encoded protein: MAAMKQEIEADGAWATASHINRSNLSDLTADSSRYLTIGDGSSQEFEFPENTKGVIVISTQFQSQAAGRKGRQSWKQTVTVRSFDPEVLSILNVTDSGHAGPGRSYIISILSGFPGRAQLEIQLLGLDQNSVPILIEERTDYCIVVAPGNDDPATQLIQSGGLSHFSENPVLFALLPLIVINKCAFGCKVEVEVLKALVKSPVPLVLGVLGQFLVMPLYAYSVSRLALLPKALSLGLVITCSTPGGGGGYLYSLLLGGDVTLAISMTLVSTVVAMAAMPLSSTLYGRLLGVHAALHVPFIKILGTLLFIAIPISLGMLVKLRLPALTRVLLGLIRPFSFVLIVGGIFMAYQMGASILANVSPSIVAVGVTVPLLGLLVGSVLAKLVGLAPSERKTVSIEVGVQNSLLALAVMQLSFRRMEADFASQAPFIVALTSTSEMLLAVLAYYTQHWLCGPTVPRSDT
- the slc10a3 gene encoding P3 protein isoform X4; this translates as MRTLFTLCCLFLFISEADGAWATASHINRSNLSDLTADSSSQAAGRKGRQSWKQTVTVRSFDPEVLSILNVTDSGHAGPGRSYIISILSGFPGRAQLEIQLLGLDQNSVPILIEERTDYCIVVAPGNDDPATQLIQSGGLSHFSENPVLFALLPLIVINKCAFGCKVEVEVLKALVKSPVPLVLGVLGQFLVMPLYAYSVSRLALLPKALSLGLVITCSTPGGGGGYLYSLLLGGDVTLAISMTLVSTVVAMAAMPLSSTLYGRLLGVHAALHVPFIKILGTLLFIAIPISLGMLVKLRLPALTRVLLGLIRPFSFVLIVGGIFMAYQMGASILANVSPSIVAVGVTVPLLGLLVGSVLAKLVGLAPSERKTVSIEVGVQNSLLALAVMQLSFRRMEADFASQAPFIVALTSTSEMLLAVLAYYTQHWLCGPTVPRSDT